From the genome of Hypanus sabinus isolate sHypSab1 unplaced genomic scaffold, sHypSab1.hap1 scaffold_1517, whole genome shotgun sequence, one region includes:
- the LOC132387096 gene encoding probable G-protein coupled receptor 139 — protein MDTARKICYPVIAAIGVPVNLVAIVVLSRGKCGLSKGITRYLVAMAVADLAVVIIEVGYFQIVEAYRAYWLLLPSPFCLVHFAFCYVSLDCSVWLTVAFTFDRFVAICWFKIQAKYCNPRIAGLVIGTTCVLLCLKNVPYYFLHREAGIRLFDGKWWTCPSKGLLHMEPGFELFYWMDRLLNPLLPFFLILLLNILTVRRILASSRVRRGLRGQRTGEKQQDPEMKSRRQSIVLLFTLSASFLLCWSTTTLVFILLRCLYTDLETSIRLFMAQRAGAVIQLFSCCTNTFIYGVTQSKFREQLTIAALYPSIPKIDVGGYWISFVYLSSDTDKLFDENSRTDISIVSNKKRTFRAEASLLAPLFQDPVNRGEG, from the exons ATGGATACAGCAAGGAAAATATGCTACCCGGTTATTGCAGCCATCGGCGTCCCTG TTAACCTAGTGGCGATCGTGGTACTCAGCCGAGGAAAGTGTGGTCTCTCCAAAGGCATCACTCGGTATCTGGTGGCGATGGCCGTGGCCGATCTTGcggtggtgattatcgaagtcgGGTACTTTCAGATCGTCGAGGCGTACCGAGCGTACTGGCTGTTGCTTCCGTCTCCGTTCTGTTTAGTCCACTTCGCCTTCTGTTACGTGTCTTTAGATTGTTCCGTGTGGCTGACTGTGgcgttcactttcgatcgctttgtggccatttgctggtTTAAGATTCAGGCAAAGTACTGTAACCCAAGAATTGCCGGATTGGTTATTGGCACAACGTGCGTCTTGTTATGCTTAAAGAACGTCCCTTATTACTTCCTGCATCGGGAGGCTGGAATTAGACTTTTTGACGGGAAATGGTGGACGTGCCCGTCCAAGGGACTTCTTCACATGGAGCCTGGGTTCGAGTTGTTTTACTGGATGGACCGTCTGTtaaatccgctacttcctttctttcTCATTTTGTTACTGAACATCCTGACCGTCAGACGGATCCTGGCCTCCAGCCGAGTCCGCAGGGGACTCCGGGGACAGAGAACCGGCGAAAAGCAGCAGGATCCGGAGATGAAGAGCCGGAGACAGTCCATCGTTCTGCTCTTCaccctgtcggcgagtttcctccTGTGCTGGTCGACAACCACGCTTGTCTTCATTTTGCTGCGGTGCCtctacacggacctggaaacgtcCATTCGGCTTTTCATGGCGCAACGGGCGGGAGCTGTGATTCAGCTTTttagctgctgcacaaacaccttCATATACGGCGTGACCCAATCCAAATTCAGAGAGCAGCTGACGATTGCCGCGCTCTATCCC AGTATACCGAAAATTGACGTGGGTGGTTACTGGATATCATTTGTGTACCTAAGTTCTGACACAGACAAGTTGTTCGACGAAAACAGCAGGACAGATATCTCCATCGTCAGCAATAAAAAgcggacgtttcgggccgaggcttCACTGCTTGCCCCCCTATTTCAGGACCCGGTGAACCGCGGGGAGGGGTAA
- the LOC132387097 gene encoding probable G-protein coupled receptor 139 has protein sequence MDTTRRICYPVIAAIGVPVNLVAIVILSRGKCGLSKGITRYLVAMAVADLMVVVIEVAFYQIVETYRVYWLRPSLPFCLVHYVLCYVSLDCSVWLTVAFTFDRFVAICWSKIQNKYCTPRIAGRIIGTICVSFCLKNVPYYFLHKERASLFWNQCDQKSALHTDPQFEWFYWLDRLLNPLFPFFLILFLNILTVRLILASSRVRRGLRGQRKSENQQDPEMRSRRQSIILLFTLSASFLLCWATTTLVFIFLRSLYTDLETSIRLWMTQRAGTVIQLFSCCTNTFIYSVTQTKFREQLKIVALSPINLLVKMVRRCLAH, from the exons ATGGATACAACAAGGAGAATATGCTACCCGGTTATTGCAGCCATCGGCGTCCCTG TTAACCTAGTGGCGATCGTGATACTCAGCCGAGGAAAGTGTGGTCTCTCCAAAGGGATCACTCGGTATCTGGTGGCGATGGCTGTGGCCGATCTAATGGTGGTTGTCATCGAGGTCGCGTTCTACCAGATCGTTGAAACATACCGAGTATACTGGCTTCGGCCATCACTTCCGTTCTGTTTAGTCCACTACGTCTTGTGTTACGTGTCTTTAGATTGTTCCGTGTGGCTGACTGTGgcgttcactttcgatcgctttgtggccatttgctggtCGAAGATTCAGAACAAGTACTGTACGCCAAGAATTGCAGGACGGATCATTGGCACAATATGCGTTTCGTTCTGTTTAAAGAACGTGCCTTATTACTTCCTGCACAAGGAACGCGCAAGCCTGTTTTGGAATCAATGCGATCAGAAATCGGCTCTCCACACAGATCCGCAGTTTGAGTGGTTTTACTGGTTAGACCGTCTTTTGAATCCGCTGTTTCCGTTCTTCCTCATTTTGTTCCTCAACATTCTGACAGTCAGACTGATCCTGGCATCCAGCCGAGTCCGTAGGGGGCTCAGGGGACAGAGAAAAAGCGAGAATCAGCAGGACCCGGAAATGAGGAGTAGGAGACAGTCCATTATACTGCTCTTCACATTGTCGGCGAGTTTCCTCCTGTGCTGGGCGACAACCACCCTGGTCTTCATTTTCCTGCGGAGCCtctacacggacctggaaacgtcTATCCGACTGTGGATGACGCAGCGAGCGGGGACAGTGATTCAgcttttcagctgctgcacaaacaccttCATTTACAGTGTGACCCAGACcaaattcagggagcagctaaAGATTGTCGCGCTCAGCCCTATTAATTTGCTTGTTAAGATGGTGAGGCGGTGCTTAGCGCACTGA